Proteins co-encoded in one endosymbiont 'TC1' of Trimyema compressum genomic window:
- the cls gene encoding cardiolipin synthase: MGVILTVSGILILLYGLWIAAFVFLQRRDPASTTAWLLIFVALPGIGFIVYYFFGRDLSKKKVFHFEDSEKKLIIKIANQKRTEKKCKIRCEIEDQREIIRLIGQLDKLPISYDNEVDFYMNGHDKFKAFMEDIENAKEEVNVMYFIYKRGILGESFRDLLIKKAKEGVKVRLLLDDLGARKVKGNYFKELIATGGKVSFSFPVTSIYIRVNNRNHRKIAIIDRKYAYIGGYNIGDEYLGMKKKMGYWRDTHVRIQGTSVQALLVRFILDWRHAGNNDMAIDYDVFRDPENQGEIGAQVLSSGPDSKLAQIKLAYMEIISHAKEYIYIQSPYFVPDAPFLEAMKIALLKGVDIHIMIPNKQDHIFVYWATYSFIGDLLPLGLKAYTYNNGFLHSKTIMADGKVGSVGSANFDERSFNLSFETNVFLYGNKVGKAFKDIFEEDLKHCTQITMEMYNNRSIMVRIKEPISRLISPVL, translated from the coding sequence ATGGGTGTAATATTAACAGTGAGTGGAATATTAATACTATTATATGGTTTATGGATTGCTGCTTTTGTATTTTTACAGAGGAGGGATCCTGCAAGCACAACAGCTTGGCTACTTATTTTTGTAGCTTTACCAGGTATAGGCTTTATTGTTTATTATTTTTTTGGAAGAGACTTAAGTAAAAAGAAAGTATTTCATTTTGAAGATAGTGAAAAAAAGTTAATAATAAAAATAGCTAATCAAAAAAGAACTGAGAAAAAATGTAAAATTAGATGCGAAATTGAAGACCAGCGGGAAATTATTCGTTTAATTGGTCAGCTAGATAAGTTGCCTATTTCATATGATAACGAAGTCGATTTCTATATGAATGGTCATGATAAATTTAAAGCATTTATGGAAGATATAGAGAATGCCAAAGAAGAGGTCAATGTAATGTACTTCATTTATAAAAGGGGTATTCTAGGAGAAAGCTTTAGGGACTTATTAATTAAAAAAGCAAAAGAAGGCGTAAAAGTTCGTTTGCTGTTAGATGATCTGGGAGCAAGAAAAGTAAAAGGAAACTATTTTAAAGAACTAATTGCTACAGGAGGCAAAGTATCCTTTTCTTTTCCTGTAACATCAATTTATATTAGAGTTAATAATAGAAACCATAGAAAAATTGCTATTATTGATAGAAAGTATGCTTATATAGGTGGCTACAATATTGGCGATGAATATTTAGGGATGAAAAAGAAAATGGGATACTGGAGAGATACTCATGTGAGAATTCAAGGAACTAGTGTTCAAGCTCTTTTAGTACGCTTTATACTGGATTGGAGGCATGCTGGCAACAACGATATGGCAATTGATTACGATGTTTTTAGAGACCCTGAAAATCAAGGGGAAATAGGTGCCCAAGTATTATCAAGTGGTCCAGATTCTAAACTGGCTCAAATCAAATTAGCATATATGGAGATTATTAGTCACGCAAAAGAGTACATTTATATTCAAAGCCCATACTTTGTACCAGATGCTCCATTTTTAGAAGCTATGAAAATTGCTTTATTAAAGGGTGTAGATATTCATATTATGATTCCCAACAAGCAGGATCATATTTTTGTTTATTGGGCTACCTATTCATTTATTGGAGATTTATTACCATTAGGACTAAAGGCCTATACTTATAATAATGGCTTTCTGCACTCTAAAACAATCATGGCTGATGGCAAAGTTGGTAGTGTTGGTAGTGCTAATTTTGATGAAAGAAGCTTTAATTTGAGTTTTGAAACAAATGTATTTTTATATGGAAATAAGGTGGGGAAAGCATTTAAGGATATATTTGAAGAAGACTTAAAACACTGCACTCAGATTACCATGGAAATGTATAATAACAGGTCTATCATGGTTCGTATAAAGGAGCCTATTAGTCGTTTGATTTCTCCAGTATTGTAA
- a CDS encoding desulfoferrodoxin family protein, translating to MVQRNIYVCKNGAIVEGLTNPVEAGDCEGLTLVEANSVDAAVEKHVPVIETIDGGYKVTIGSVLHPMLPEHYIQWIELNEGNKCQIQFLNPGEEPIATFKTNAKKVSAREYCNLHGLWIAE from the coding sequence ATGGTACAAAGAAATATTTATGTCTGTAAAAATGGTGCGATTGTTGAAGGGCTAACAAACCCTGTAGAAGCTGGCGACTGTGAAGGGCTTACTTTAGTAGAAGCAAACTCAGTAGATGCAGCAGTTGAGAAACATGTTCCTGTTATTGAGACTATTGATGGTGGTTATAAAGTAACTATTGGAAGTGTTTTACACCCAATGTTACCTGAGCATTATATTCAGTGGATTGAATTAAATGAAGGTAATAAGTGTCAAATTCAGTTTTTAAATCCTGGTGAAGAGCCAATTGCTACATTTAAGACTAATGCTAAAAAAGTATCTGCTCGTGAATACTGTAATCTACATGGTTTATGGATAGCAGAATAA
- a CDS encoding Fur family transcriptional regulator — translation MAKNKMKQEELVVLLKDAGIKPSVQRIMILDYLVKNHTHPTVDMIYRALYTDIPTLSKTTVYNTLDLFTEHNLVQKLFIEENEIRYDIDAAVHGHFKCVDCGLVTDFNINRIETEVDKLNENKIIAREVYYRGICKKCLANK, via the coding sequence GTGGCTAAGAATAAAATGAAACAAGAAGAATTAGTAGTTCTTTTGAAGGATGCTGGTATAAAGCCCTCTGTACAAAGAATAATGATTCTAGACTACCTAGTTAAGAATCATACTCATCCTACAGTGGATATGATTTACCGAGCTTTATATACAGACATTCCAACATTATCAAAAACAACAGTATATAATACTCTGGATTTATTTACAGAGCATAATTTAGTTCAGAAGCTATTTATCGAGGAAAATGAAATAAGATATGATATAGATGCTGCTGTCCATGGACATTTTAAATGTGTAGATTGTGGATTAGTAACTGATTTTAATATTAATCGAATTGAGACAGAAGTTGATAAGCTAAATGAGAATAAAATTATTGCAAGAGAAGTTTACTATAGAGGAATCTGTAAAAAATGTCTTGCTAATAAATAA
- a CDS encoding DUF1015 domain-containing protein — translation MAAVRPFKGVRPKDQKMAEEMISLPYDVMNRKEAKEMAEGKPHSFLRIVRSEIELPESVDAYSKEVYLKAKDVLDKWRQEGILITDEKSCFYIYRQKMEGRVQTGLVACASIDDYMNNVIKKHEFTRKEKELDRINHFDVCDANTEPVFFTYRKKEEISKIINDWVESHAATYDVTTEDDITHTVWVLDDEALVAKLTELFASIDYLYIADGHHRSASAAATGIKRREDNPDYTDEEEFNRFLTVIFPDEDLYVMDYNRVVKDLNGLSSEEFLNKVGEKFTITESKTAPFKPGKKNEFGMFLDGKWYVMSAKPGTCPEQDPVESLDAAILQSNLLDPILGIEDPRTNNRIDFVGGIRGLGELERRVNEDMKVAFSLFPVTIKDLMAVSDADRVMPPKCTWFEPKLRSGLFIHTLS, via the coding sequence ATGGCAGCAGTAAGACCTTTTAAAGGTGTACGTCCTAAAGATCAAAAAATGGCTGAAGAGATGATTTCTCTTCCTTATGACGTAATGAATAGAAAAGAAGCAAAAGAAATGGCAGAAGGGAAACCACATTCATTTTTAAGAATTGTTCGTTCTGAAATTGAATTGCCTGAGTCTGTAGATGCTTATTCTAAAGAAGTATACTTAAAAGCAAAAGACGTTTTAGATAAATGGCGTCAAGAGGGTATTCTGATTACTGATGAGAAATCTTGTTTTTACATTTATCGTCAAAAAATGGAAGGTAGAGTGCAAACTGGTTTAGTTGCATGTGCTTCTATTGATGACTATATGAATAATGTTATTAAGAAACATGAATTCACAAGAAAAGAAAAAGAATTAGATAGAATTAACCATTTTGATGTGTGTGATGCTAATACAGAACCTGTGTTCTTTACATATAGAAAAAAAGAAGAAATTAGCAAAATTATCAATGACTGGGTAGAGAGCCATGCAGCTACCTATGACGTAACTACTGAAGATGACATTACACATACTGTTTGGGTATTAGATGACGAAGCTTTAGTTGCTAAGTTAACAGAATTATTTGCATCTATTGATTATCTATACATTGCAGATGGACACCACCGTTCTGCTTCAGCAGCAGCTACAGGAATTAAGAGAAGAGAAGATAATCCTGACTATACTGACGAGGAAGAGTTTAATCGTTTCTTAACGGTTATTTTCCCTGATGAAGATTTATATGTAATGGACTATAACAGAGTAGTCAAAGATTTAAATGGACTTTCTTCAGAAGAATTCTTAAATAAAGTGGGCGAAAAGTTTACAATTACTGAAAGCAAAACGGCACCATTTAAGCCAGGAAAGAAAAATGAATTTGGTATGTTTTTAGATGGTAAATGGTATGTAATGTCAGCAAAACCGGGTACTTGTCCTGAGCAGGATCCTGTTGAGAGTTTAGATGCAGCAATTTTACAAAGTAACTTACTCGATCCAATTTTAGGAATTGAAGATCCACGAACAAATAATCGTATTGATTTTGTTGGTGGAATTAGAGGACTAGGAGAGCTTGAGAGACGTGTAAATGAAGATATGAAAGTTGCATTCTCATTATTCCCGGTGACTATTAAGGATTTAATGGCAGTTTCTGATGCAGACAGAGTTATGCCACCAAAATGCACTTGGTTTGAGCCTAAATTAAGAAGTGGATTATTTATTCACACATTAAGTTAA
- a CDS encoding D-2-hydroxyacid dehydrogenase translates to MIKVLANDGIDKSAEEALKAAGCEVDTNHYDGAELIAKLKEVNAVVIRSATKLTAEIFEGINGGNLKLAIRAGVGIDNIDIPAGEKAGVTVTNTPSASSDSVAELALGHMFSVARHIGITNVTMREGKWEKKNYKGVELDGKTLGLIGFGRIARSLAKKAEALGMKVIYTDLLGKVAGYDQFKHCAKDDVLKDADFVSLHIPFDKQAGATIGSKEFAQMKDGVYLINCARGGVVDEAALITALDNGKVAAAGIDVFEKEPTDNTVLINHPKVSVTPHIGASTGEAQKRIGAEVVDLITNFSF, encoded by the coding sequence ATGATTAAAGTTTTAGCAAATGATGGTATTGATAAAAGTGCTGAAGAAGCATTAAAAGCAGCAGGCTGTGAAGTAGATACAAATCACTATGATGGTGCTGAATTAATTGCCAAGTTAAAAGAAGTAAATGCTGTTGTTATTCGTTCGGCAACTAAATTGACAGCGGAAATTTTTGAAGGTATAAATGGTGGTAACTTAAAATTAGCTATTAGAGCTGGAGTAGGTATTGATAATATTGATATTCCAGCAGGTGAAAAAGCTGGTGTAACAGTTACTAATACACCTTCAGCAAGCAGTGATTCCGTAGCTGAATTAGCCTTAGGACATATGTTTTCTGTAGCGCGTCACATTGGAATCACCAATGTAACAATGAGAGAAGGAAAATGGGAAAAGAAAAACTATAAAGGAGTTGAACTTGATGGTAAAACATTAGGTTTAATTGGCTTTGGTAGAATTGCTCGTTCTCTTGCAAAAAAAGCAGAGGCACTTGGTATGAAAGTTATTTATACAGATTTATTGGGTAAAGTTGCAGGTTATGATCAATTTAAGCATTGTGCCAAAGATGATGTCCTTAAGGATGCAGATTTTGTTTCTTTACACATTCCTTTTGACAAACAAGCTGGTGCAACAATTGGCTCAAAAGAGTTTGCTCAAATGAAAGATGGCGTTTATTTAATTAACTGTGCTAGAGGTGGCGTTGTTGATGAAGCAGCTTTAATTACAGCTTTAGACAATGGTAAAGTAGCTGCAGCTGGTATTGATGTATTTGAAAAAGAACCAACTGATAATACAGTTTTAATAAACCATCCTAAAGTTTCTGTAACCCCTCACATTGGAGCTTCAACTGGTGAAGCTCAAAAGAGAATTGGAGCAGAAGTTGTTGATTTAATTACAAATTTTTCATTTTAA
- a CDS encoding pyridoxal-phosphate-dependent aminotransferase family protein: MRTRLFIPGPVDVSPEVLQKMVTPMIGHRTNDSSVLQKGIHDKMQKLFYTENRIMLSTSSGSGFMEGAIRSCAKKKAAVFSIGAFGDRWYKMAVANNIPADKFSVEPGQPTLAADVEKALATGDYDVVTVTHNETSVGIQNPVEEIAEVVKKYTDVIWLVDAVSSAAGAKIEVDKLGIDVLITSTQKALGLPPGLAICSFSEKAYERAKTVENRGLYFDMVEIYETIEKKNHQYPSTPALSLMYALDYQLDQIMLEGIENRFARHTEMAKFVRAWAKKHFELLADEKYCSNTLTTIKNTRDISVKDLNKRLAMRGYAISNGYGSLKEKTFRIAHMADTTIQQVKALLVEIEDILGL; the protein is encoded by the coding sequence ATGCGTACACGTTTATTTATTCCAGGTCCTGTTGATGTATCGCCGGAAGTTTTACAAAAAATGGTTACACCTATGATTGGTCACAGAACTAATGATTCAAGTGTACTACAAAAAGGTATTCATGATAAAATGCAAAAGCTATTTTATACAGAAAACAGAATAATGCTATCTACTTCTTCAGGAAGTGGTTTTATGGAAGGGGCTATTCGCTCTTGTGCAAAAAAGAAAGCTGCTGTATTTTCAATTGGCGCATTTGGCGATAGATGGTATAAAATGGCTGTAGCAAACAATATTCCAGCAGATAAGTTTTCAGTTGAGCCTGGCCAACCAACATTGGCTGCTGATGTTGAAAAAGCATTGGCAACTGGGGATTATGACGTTGTTACAGTAACTCATAATGAAACTTCTGTCGGCATTCAAAACCCTGTAGAGGAAATTGCTGAGGTTGTCAAAAAGTATACTGACGTAATTTGGTTAGTTGATGCAGTAAGTTCTGCAGCAGGCGCTAAAATTGAAGTGGATAAATTAGGGATTGATGTTCTAATTACTTCAACTCAAAAAGCTTTAGGTTTACCTCCAGGATTAGCGATTTGTTCTTTTTCGGAGAAAGCGTATGAAAGAGCTAAAACTGTTGAAAACAGAGGCTTATATTTTGATATGGTTGAAATTTATGAAACTATTGAAAAGAAAAATCATCAGTATCCTTCAACACCAGCATTATCATTAATGTATGCATTAGATTACCAATTAGACCAAATCATGCTTGAGGGTATTGAAAACAGATTTGCTCGCCATACAGAAATGGCTAAATTTGTCCGTGCTTGGGCTAAGAAACATTTTGAATTACTTGCAGATGAAAAATACTGTTCAAATACACTAACTACTATTAAGAATACTAGAGACATTAGTGTAAAAGACTTAAACAAACGTTTAGCTATGAGAGGCTATGCAATATCTAATGGCTATGGTTCTTTAAAAGAGAAGACATTTAGAATTGCTCACATGGCTGATACAACTATTCAACAAGTTAAGGCTTTATTGGTTGAGATAGAAGATATTTTAGGTCTATAA
- a CDS encoding RidA family protein has product MSFEEKVKELGITIPTPGVPTAAYEPGVLVDGLIYVSGQLPVMEGDVKYKGIVNKDVSVEEGYEAAKICAINALGVVKKIAGSLDNVEKIVQVQGFVNSTNDFTGQPQVINGASDILGTIFGDAGKHARFAIGNSGLPLGASVEVGMIVKIKK; this is encoded by the coding sequence ATGTCTTTTGAAGAAAAAGTAAAAGAATTAGGTATAACCATCCCTACACCAGGAGTGCCAACAGCAGCATATGAGCCAGGTGTACTTGTGGATGGTCTTATTTATGTTTCAGGTCAATTACCAGTTATGGAAGGCGACGTGAAATATAAGGGAATCGTTAATAAAGATGTATCAGTTGAGGAAGGTTATGAAGCAGCAAAAATTTGTGCTATCAATGCTTTAGGTGTTGTTAAGAAGATTGCTGGATCTTTAGATAACGTAGAAAAAATTGTTCAAGTTCAAGGTTTTGTAAATTCAACAAATGACTTTACAGGGCAACCACAAGTAATCAATGGTGCATCAGATATTCTAGGCACTATTTTTGGCGATGCAGGTAAACATGCTCGTTTTGCTATTGGTAACAGCGGTTTACCATTAGGCGCTTCAGTAGAAGTTGGTATGATCGTTAAAATAAAAAAATAA
- a CDS encoding YfhO family protein: MKIVMQSPYRDKKLLVFLLGLLIAVIFLLPFIIRDGGHLFLWNDFNHQQIPFYITAHEAVRSGSFLWSRTTDLGANFIGSYSFYLLGSPFFWLTVPFPVEWISYLMGPLLILKFSCGGLTGYLFIRRFVRNKYNAVIGGLLYTFSGFCITSMFFNHFQEAVIFFPLLLIALDKLMIEGKKGWFMGAVFVNAIVNYFFFIGSMIFTLIYLIVRCKTGGYKMTWTKFWTGSIEVLLGCLLSAFLLIPSALVLLGNDRTEEGIGLLSGLIYLKTPGNYLSIVSGFFFPPEIQGQMVFFKGSSPWASIGGWLPLFGLTGIVAFWTIKEKRFQFIKWLLIISTIIAFIPFLNSMFYLFRSEYYARWFYMPILIMCLGTAIALERSRRWRYSIKVILGLTAIIALVTAFIPSQTLAGWQFGFYDYLKQDRFISMVVIALICLFLLWFLFKIRASKKWQKYFYQFTLSILSLVIGLHGIYFIFVGKKYTNSLDAAGFIVPNLLEHKIQLPDSNGQLERIDSENKHFNLAFYWDKSSITTFHSIISNSVHPLYESIGAKRAMVSNLSGKQYAFPAFLSVKWYFNSTEEPNVHMTEKMMLKRNQKIVNKVPPLPGFSFYEKQLDYNIFINDNYVPFGFVYDNYIDEEAYFNELMPQQRDKALLKGLVLTKEQINKYDSILKPLPLETMKDSSYSAFVKDVENRRTVTGTAFERNNKGFSLKINLPKENLVFLSVPYDAGWTATVNGRPAPIEQVQIGLMAVKGEAGINEISFSYFPPGLKVGLLISGGALIVSGIYLLGIRRIRTKFKKISKDY, from the coding sequence TTGAAAATAGTAATGCAGTCACCTTATCGAGATAAAAAACTGTTAGTTTTTCTATTGGGGTTACTAATAGCAGTAATCTTTTTATTACCTTTCATTATTAGAGATGGGGGGCATTTATTTTTATGGAATGATTTTAATCACCAACAGATTCCTTTTTATATAACGGCTCATGAAGCAGTGCGAAGCGGTAGTTTTTTATGGAGTCGGACAACTGATTTAGGGGCTAATTTTATTGGTTCTTATAGTTTCTACTTATTGGGAAGTCCATTTTTTTGGCTAACAGTTCCTTTTCCTGTTGAGTGGATTTCATATTTAATGGGACCATTATTGATTCTTAAGTTTTCTTGTGGTGGTCTTACAGGATATTTGTTTATACGACGTTTTGTAAGAAATAAGTATAATGCAGTAATCGGCGGGTTACTCTATACTTTTTCAGGATTTTGCATTACCAGTATGTTTTTTAACCATTTTCAAGAAGCAGTAATTTTTTTTCCTCTTCTTTTAATTGCTTTAGATAAGCTGATGATTGAAGGTAAAAAAGGTTGGTTTATGGGTGCTGTTTTTGTAAATGCTATTGTTAATTATTTCTTCTTTATTGGCTCTATGATTTTCACTTTAATTTATTTAATTGTTCGCTGTAAGACTGGTGGTTACAAAATGACATGGACTAAATTTTGGACAGGTAGTATAGAAGTATTATTAGGATGCTTATTAAGTGCTTTTTTGCTGATTCCATCGGCATTAGTTCTGTTAGGCAATGATAGAACAGAAGAGGGAATTGGCCTTCTTAGTGGCTTGATTTATTTGAAAACACCAGGCAATTATTTAAGTATTGTTAGTGGTTTTTTCTTTCCGCCAGAAATTCAGGGGCAAATGGTATTTTTTAAGGGTTCTTCACCTTGGGCATCAATTGGTGGGTGGCTTCCGTTATTTGGTTTAACAGGTATCGTTGCATTTTGGACAATTAAGGAAAAGCGTTTTCAATTTATTAAGTGGCTATTAATAATATCAACAATTATTGCATTTATTCCGTTTTTAAATAGTATGTTTTATTTATTCAGAAGTGAATATTATGCTAGATGGTTTTATATGCCTATTCTTATTATGTGCCTAGGAACTGCAATTGCTTTAGAGCGTAGTCGTAGGTGGCGATATAGTATTAAGGTAATTCTAGGCTTAACAGCAATTATTGCTTTAGTTACGGCTTTTATACCAAGTCAAACCCTTGCAGGATGGCAGTTTGGGTTTTATGATTATTTAAAGCAGGATCGCTTTATTAGTATGGTGGTTATCGCTTTAATTTGTCTCTTTTTACTTTGGTTTTTATTTAAAATAAGGGCAAGTAAAAAATGGCAAAAATATTTTTACCAATTTACCTTGAGTATATTGTCTTTAGTTATTGGCCTTCATGGTATATATTTTATTTTCGTGGGGAAAAAATACACAAACAGTTTAGATGCAGCTGGCTTTATTGTGCCTAATTTGTTAGAGCATAAAATCCAATTGCCAGATAGTAATGGACAGCTAGAGAGGATTGATTCAGAAAATAAGCATTTTAATTTAGCTTTTTATTGGGATAAATCAAGTATAACTACTTTTCATAGTATTATATCTAATAGTGTTCATCCTTTGTATGAGAGTATTGGCGCTAAGAGAGCTATGGTTTCTAATCTCAGTGGAAAACAGTATGCTTTTCCAGCTTTTTTGTCTGTTAAGTGGTACTTTAATAGTACAGAAGAACCTAATGTTCATATGACAGAAAAAATGATGCTAAAAAGAAATCAAAAAATAGTTAATAAAGTGCCACCTTTGCCAGGTTTTTCATTTTACGAAAAACAATTGGATTACAATATATTCATTAATGATAATTATGTTCCATTTGGGTTTGTTTATGATAATTATATTGATGAAGAAGCTTATTTTAATGAATTAATGCCTCAACAAAGAGATAAGGCGTTATTAAAAGGTTTAGTATTAACTAAAGAGCAGATTAACAAGTATGATTCCATATTAAAGCCACTACCTCTTGAAACTATGAAGGATAGTTCTTACAGCGCTTTTGTAAAAGATGTAGAAAATAGAAGAACCGTAACAGGAACTGCATTTGAAAGAAATAATAAAGGTTTTAGTTTGAAAATTAATTTACCAAAAGAAAATTTAGTTTTTCTTAGTGTTCCTTATGATGCTGGTTGGACAGCAACAGTTAATGGACGCCCTGCCCCAATTGAACAGGTGCAAATCGGTTTAATGGCAGTAAAGGGAGAGGCTGGCATTAATGAGATATCATTTAGTTATTTTCCCCCAGGATTAAAGGTTGGACTATTGATAAGTGGTGGTGCTCTTATTGTGAGTGGCATTTACCTATTGGGGATAAGAAGAATCCGAACAAAGTTTAAAAAAATAAGTAAAGATTATTAA
- a CDS encoding 4Fe-4S dicluster domain-containing protein, whose product MYFLKKEKLHDLLSKWNETMTVYAPTKNLGDVELLPYNKEKYTEDFINFSLPVKEYVFNPKEELFRWEKQTDGNVSISTPENEINRGKRVFFGIRSCDTYGMLYMDRFYLGEFEDINYKVRREDTFLVQMNCLKAGNSCYCSSFDLGGPFATNGQDIEVTPVADGYLFEVYSEKGDSLINVAKPLLEKVEDSKSYLETKEQLKKKAEETFKVHLPLDKIQSILTKTFSSPIWDDAAKGCIACTGCTNVCPTCTCFNVVEENKSADEGTRVRYWDSCQSLAFTLNAGNHNTRDVVAKTRFRIYDKLKYIEERFGYKGCTGCGRCVDVCPTYISIIDIVQRLAKEMEENPELEVDPRQVNDVRYEIYEREIQNTKGMYTPELATIVSVMDEGKDMKRFSFKYDDETLHHSYDFKGQFFEITVFGVGEIAISIPFGPSETNILDFAIKKVGKVTRAIHDLKPGDKVGLRGPFGSAFPYEEIKGRDILVIGSGVGLAPVRTMIAQILDHPEAFGQVVIIASGVSYDGVIYKEDLKKWSQLPNVRVLYALAKPTDEVDAYVGYINDLLPDLGLNWEKTTSVLCASPSRIKKVAKDLLKLGLDSDDILVTLETHMRCGAGKCGHCKVGSHYMCVDGPVFNYTQMLQLPPEY is encoded by the coding sequence ATGTATTTTTTAAAAAAAGAAAAGTTGCATGACTTATTGTCAAAATGGAATGAGACAATGACTGTTTATGCACCAACTAAAAACTTAGGAGATGTTGAACTTCTTCCTTATAATAAAGAAAAATATACTGAGGATTTTATTAATTTCTCATTGCCTGTAAAAGAATATGTTTTTAATCCCAAAGAAGAGCTATTTCGCTGGGAAAAGCAAACAGATGGTAATGTTTCTATTAGCACACCTGAAAATGAAATAAACAGAGGGAAAAGAGTCTTTTTTGGGATTCGTTCTTGTGATACTTATGGCATGCTCTATATGGACCGCTTTTACCTAGGAGAGTTTGAAGATATTAACTACAAGGTTAGACGTGAGGATACTTTTTTAGTTCAAATGAATTGTCTGAAAGCTGGCAATTCTTGCTATTGTTCTTCTTTCGATTTAGGAGGACCTTTTGCTACAAATGGACAAGATATAGAAGTTACTCCAGTTGCTGACGGCTATTTATTTGAAGTATACTCAGAAAAAGGGGATTCCCTTATTAATGTAGCTAAGCCTTTACTTGAGAAAGTTGAAGATTCTAAATCATACTTAGAGACAAAAGAACAACTTAAGAAAAAAGCTGAAGAAACATTTAAGGTTCACTTACCACTTGATAAAATACAGTCAATTTTAACTAAAACATTTTCTTCACCAATCTGGGATGACGCAGCAAAAGGTTGTATTGCTTGTACAGGGTGTACTAATGTTTGTCCAACTTGTACTTGTTTTAATGTTGTTGAAGAGAATAAAAGTGCAGATGAAGGCACCCGTGTTCGTTATTGGGACAGCTGTCAAAGTTTAGCATTTACATTAAATGCAGGTAATCACAATACTAGAGATGTTGTTGCAAAGACACGTTTTCGTATTTATGATAAATTAAAATATATTGAAGAGCGTTTTGGCTATAAAGGTTGTACGGGTTGTGGCCGTTGTGTTGATGTTTGTCCAACTTATATTAGCATTATTGATATTGTTCAGAGGTTGGCCAAAGAAATGGAAGAGAATCCTGAATTAGAAGTGGATCCACGTCAAGTTAATGACGTTCGTTATGAAATATATGAAAGAGAAATACAAAACACAAAAGGTATGTATACTCCTGAATTAGCTACTATTGTATCTGTAATGGATGAAGGTAAAGATATGAAGCGTTTTTCATTTAAGTATGATGATGAAACACTGCATCATAGCTATGACTTTAAGGGTCAGTTTTTTGAAATTACAGTTTTTGGAGTAGGGGAAATAGCTATTTCTATTCCTTTTGGACCAAGTGAAACAAATATTCTCGACTTTGCTATTAAAAAAGTGGGTAAAGTTACAAGGGCTATTCATGATTTAAAGCCAGGGGATAAAGTTGGATTAAGAGGACCTTTTGGTAGTGCTTTCCCTTATGAGGAGATTAAAGGTCGAGATATTTTAGTTATTGGTTCAGGTGTTGGTTTAGCTCCTGTGAGAACTATGATTGCTCAAATTCTAGATCATCCAGAAGCTTTTGGACAGGTGGTCATTATTGCCAGTGGCGTAAGCTATGATGGTGTAATTTATAAAGAGGATTTAAAGAAATGGAGCCAGTTACCTAATGTGAGAGTGTTATATGCCTTAGCAAAACCAACAGATGAAGTAGATGCTTATGTAGGCTATATTAATGATTTGCTTCCAGATTTGGGGTTGAATTGGGAAAAGACAACAAGTGTTCTCTGTGCTTCTCCAAGCCGAATTAAAAAGGTAGCAAAAGATTTGCTTAAATTAGGACTAGATTCTGACGATATTCTTGTAACCTTAGAAACCCATATGCGTTGCGGTGCAGGCAAGTGCGGTCACTGTAAAGTCGGTTCACACTATATGTGTGTAGATGGACCAGTATTTAACTATACTCAAATGTTACAATTACCACCAGAATATTGA